Proteins from one Salinispora arenicola genomic window:
- a CDS encoding AAA family ATPase, which produces MAQPSTPDARISDGSGPPAPGSTPADDATLLERALFEVKRVIVGQDRMVERMVVALLARGHCLLEGVPGVAKTLAVETLAKVVGGSFGRVQFTPDLVPADIMGTRIYRQSSEKFDVELGPVFVNFLLADEINRAPAKVQSALLEVMSERQVSIGGEAHRVPDPFLVMATQNPIEQEGVYPLPEAQRDRFLMKIVVGYPTATEEREIVYRMGVSPPEPAPVFTTADLVALQRRADQVFVHNALVDYAVRLVLATRSPAEHGMPDVAQHIQYGASPRASLGLVRATRALALLRGRDYALPQDVQDIAPDILRHRLVLSYDALADDVPADHVVGRVMSTIPLPSVAPRQQATAAPAVVPPGVVPPGAGWPGQQP; this is translated from the coding sequence GTGGCCCAGCCGAGCACGCCCGACGCCAGGATCTCCGACGGGTCGGGTCCGCCTGCTCCGGGGAGCACCCCAGCCGACGACGCCACCCTGCTGGAACGGGCGTTGTTCGAGGTCAAGCGGGTGATTGTTGGGCAGGACCGGATGGTCGAGCGGATGGTTGTCGCGCTGCTCGCTCGGGGGCACTGTCTGCTGGAGGGTGTGCCGGGGGTGGCGAAGACGCTCGCCGTGGAGACGCTCGCCAAGGTGGTCGGCGGGTCGTTCGGCCGGGTGCAGTTCACGCCCGACCTGGTGCCGGCGGACATCATGGGCACCCGGATCTACCGACAGTCGAGCGAGAAGTTCGACGTCGAACTCGGGCCGGTGTTTGTCAATTTTCTGCTTGCCGACGAAATCAACCGGGCGCCTGCCAAAGTGCAGTCGGCGCTACTGGAGGTGATGAGTGAACGGCAGGTTTCGATTGGCGGTGAGGCGCATCGGGTGCCGGACCCGTTCCTCGTGATGGCCACCCAGAACCCGATCGAGCAGGAGGGCGTGTACCCGTTGCCGGAGGCGCAGCGGGACCGGTTCCTGATGAAGATCGTCGTCGGCTACCCGACGGCCACCGAGGAACGGGAGATCGTCTACCGGATGGGCGTGTCGCCGCCGGAGCCCGCTCCGGTGTTCACCACCGCCGACCTGGTCGCGTTGCAACGCAGGGCCGACCAGGTCTTCGTGCACAATGCCCTGGTCGACTACGCGGTCCGGCTGGTGCTGGCCACTCGAAGCCCCGCCGAGCACGGTATGCCTGATGTCGCCCAGCACATCCAGTACGGGGCCAGCCCACGCGCCTCGCTCGGCCTGGTCCGCGCCACCCGTGCCCTGGCGCTCCTGCGTGGCCGGGACTACGCGCTACCGCAGGATGTGCAGGACATCGCGCCCGACATTCTGCGGCACCGGCTGGTGCTGAGCTATGACGCGCTGGCCGACGACGTGCCGGCCGACCATGTCGTCGGTCGGGTGATGTCGACGATCCCGTTGCCGTCGGTGGCGCCGCGGCAGCAGGCCACGGCGGCGCCGGCCGTCGTACCGCCGGGTGTGGTGCCGCCGGGTGCCGGGTGGCCCGGGCAGCAGCCGTGA
- a CDS encoding PH domain-containing protein — protein MTGDDQARPPAAGPPPTGPPPGPLEPWPETVSWKSVSADLIWVELLRMAVLFTVVLAGLAVGWAVSGSGVFGVALAVVALLAALRTVIIVRAVRAWGYAEREDDLLVRHGRLVRRLSIVPYSRMQFVDVSAGPLERAFDLATVQLHTAAAASDARVPGLRPAEASRLRDRLTALGRDRAEGL, from the coding sequence GTGACCGGCGACGACCAGGCCAGGCCGCCGGCCGCCGGCCCACCGCCAACCGGCCCGCCGCCCGGCCCACTGGAGCCCTGGCCGGAGACCGTCAGCTGGAAGTCCGTCTCAGCAGACCTGATCTGGGTCGAACTGCTGCGGATGGCCGTCCTGTTCACCGTCGTGCTGGCCGGACTGGCAGTGGGATGGGCGGTCAGCGGCAGCGGGGTGTTCGGGGTGGCCCTCGCCGTGGTGGCCCTCCTGGCCGCGCTACGGACGGTCATCATCGTGCGGGCGGTACGCGCCTGGGGCTACGCCGAACGTGAGGACGATCTGCTGGTACGCCACGGCCGACTGGTACGCCGGTTGTCCATCGTCCCGTACTCGCGGATGCAGTTCGTCGACGTCAGCGCCGGCCCGCTGGAGCGGGCCTTCGACCTGGCCACCGTCCAGCTGCACACAGCGGCGGCGGCCAGCGACGCGCGAGTGCCGGGGCTGCGCCCGGCCGAGGCGTCCCGGCTCCGCGACCGGCTCACCGCGCTCGGCCGCGACCGGGCGGAGGGCTTGTGA
- a CDS encoding PH domain-containing protein produces MSEPAAWGPEEVRPTGPQPHPGAYPPGPQPHPGPYPPPAGMPPPPPPMAPADAERRQRLHPLSPALHGAKSLVVVIAGLSWSTLSRVGFGWFAVLAVVLALAATVLAVISWYNTGYQVVDRELRVYEGLLWRRTRAIPLERLQAVEVVRPLLAQLTGLAELRLEVVGGGKTEAPLAYLSVADAAALRQRLLALAGPLTGTATPATGALPVQPEQAPPGRPLHAVRNGDLLLSQLLTPQALMIPFGVAFVATQFLSGDSWSFVAVASTLTAMAGVLLQPIRRVLDDWNFRLSRDADTLRVRNGLLETRAQTVPLHRVQTVGATWPLLWRVKGWLRLRLEVAGYSAGEGDGSNRPDRLLPVGERTVAEAILAEVLPGVRLDGLPLTPPPTRARWLNPLSQRVLGAGLHERVFAVRSGLLTRQIVVVPYARIQSVRVVQGPVQRRLGLATVHADTAGGAGAAAQDRAVAEAWVLAAELTARAHHARRAGRLR; encoded by the coding sequence GTGAGCGAGCCGGCCGCGTGGGGCCCGGAGGAGGTCCGGCCGACTGGCCCGCAGCCGCACCCCGGCGCGTACCCACCGGGCCCACAGCCGCACCCCGGCCCGTACCCACCGCCCGCCGGCATGCCCCCGCCACCACCACCGATGGCCCCGGCCGACGCCGAACGCCGGCAGCGGCTGCACCCGCTCTCCCCGGCGCTGCATGGTGCCAAATCGCTGGTCGTGGTAATCGCCGGGCTCTCCTGGTCGACCCTGTCCCGGGTAGGCTTCGGCTGGTTCGCGGTGCTGGCGGTGGTGCTGGCGCTCGCCGCCACCGTGCTCGCCGTAATCAGCTGGTACAACACCGGCTACCAGGTGGTCGACCGCGAGCTACGCGTGTACGAGGGTCTGCTCTGGCGACGGACCCGGGCCATCCCGTTGGAGCGGCTCCAGGCCGTGGAGGTGGTCCGGCCGCTGCTCGCCCAACTCACCGGGCTGGCGGAGCTCCGGCTCGAGGTGGTCGGCGGCGGCAAGACCGAGGCACCGCTGGCCTATCTGAGCGTGGCGGACGCGGCCGCCCTGCGACAGCGGTTGCTCGCCTTGGCCGGTCCGCTGACCGGGACCGCCACCCCGGCAACGGGTGCGCTGCCCGTCCAGCCCGAGCAGGCCCCACCCGGCCGGCCGCTACACGCTGTCCGTAACGGGGACCTGTTACTGAGCCAGCTACTCACCCCACAGGCGCTCATGATCCCGTTCGGGGTGGCGTTCGTGGCGACGCAGTTCCTCTCCGGCGACTCCTGGTCGTTCGTCGCGGTGGCGAGCACGCTGACCGCTATGGCCGGCGTACTGCTACAGCCGATCCGCCGGGTGCTCGACGACTGGAACTTCCGGCTGTCCCGCGACGCCGACACGCTGCGGGTACGCAACGGCCTGCTGGAAACCCGGGCACAGACCGTACCGCTACACCGGGTGCAGACGGTCGGCGCGACCTGGCCGCTGCTGTGGCGGGTGAAGGGCTGGCTGCGGCTGCGGCTGGAGGTGGCCGGCTACTCGGCGGGCGAGGGCGACGGGAGCAACCGCCCGGACCGGCTGCTCCCGGTCGGAGAGCGAACGGTCGCCGAGGCGATCCTCGCCGAGGTGCTACCCGGGGTACGCCTCGACGGTCTACCCCTGACCCCGCCGCCGACGCGGGCCCGCTGGCTGAACCCACTGAGCCAACGGGTGCTCGGGGCGGGACTGCACGAACGGGTGTTCGCAGTCCGCTCCGGCCTACTCACCCGCCAGATCGTCGTCGTGCCGTATGCCCGTATCCAGAGCGTCCGGGTCGTGCAGGGACCGGTGCAGCGGCGGCTGGGACTGGCGACGGTACACGCCGACACGGCCGGCGGTGCCGGCGCCGCCGCGCAGGACCGGGCGGTGGCCGAGGCGTGGGTCCTGGCCGCCGAACTGACGGCCCGCGCGCACCACGCTCGGCGAGCGGGCCGCTTGCGGTAG
- a CDS encoding DUF58 domain-containing protein translates to MARAAAVTSPARRPPDATPRDRTEAVLSRLHLLVTRKLDGLLQGDYVGLLPGPGSEAGDSREYRPGDDVRRMDWPVTARTTMPHVRRTVADRELETWLAVDLSASLDFGTGRWLKRDVVVAAAAALAHLTARGGNRVGAVIGTGSEPPGGGRRAPAGRGGGFTRLPARSGRREVQALVRAVAGTEIRPGRSDLGALVDLLNRPPRRRGVAVVVSDFLAPPAQWTRPLRKLRVRHDVLAIEVLDPRELELPDVGVLPVVDPETGELHEVRTGDPRLRHRYAEAAAAQRAEIAAALRAGGAAHLRLRTDRDWLLDMVRFVAAQRHARTRGTTR, encoded by the coding sequence GTGGCCCGGGCAGCAGCCGTGACCTCACCGGCCCGTCGGCCCCCCGACGCCACCCCCCGCGATCGCACCGAAGCCGTCCTGTCCCGGCTGCACCTGCTCGTCACCCGCAAGCTCGACGGCCTGCTCCAAGGCGACTACGTCGGCCTGCTGCCCGGTCCCGGCAGCGAGGCGGGGGACTCGCGCGAGTACCGCCCGGGCGACGATGTTCGGCGGATGGACTGGCCGGTCACGGCACGCACCACGATGCCGCATGTACGGCGTACGGTGGCCGACCGGGAGCTGGAGACGTGGCTCGCGGTGGACCTCTCGGCCAGTCTCGACTTCGGAACCGGACGGTGGCTCAAGCGCGACGTCGTGGTGGCCGCCGCCGCGGCACTCGCCCACCTGACCGCCCGGGGTGGCAACCGGGTCGGCGCGGTCATCGGCACCGGGAGTGAGCCGCCTGGGGGCGGGCGGCGTGCGCCGGCAGGCAGGGGCGGCGGGTTCACCCGGTTGCCGGCCCGGTCGGGCCGTCGGGAGGTGCAGGCCCTGGTCCGGGCGGTGGCCGGCACCGAGATCCGGCCCGGGCGCAGCGACCTCGGTGCCCTCGTCGACCTGCTGAACCGGCCACCCCGGCGGCGTGGGGTGGCGGTCGTCGTCTCCGACTTCCTGGCGCCGCCGGCCCAGTGGACCCGCCCGCTGCGCAAGCTGCGGGTACGTCACGACGTGCTGGCCATCGAGGTGCTGGATCCGCGTGAGCTGGAGCTACCCGACGTGGGCGTCCTGCCGGTGGTCGACCCGGAGACCGGCGAGTTACACGAGGTGCGGACCGGCGACCCGCGGCTACGTCACCGTTACGCCGAGGCGGCTGCCGCCCAGCGGGCGGAGATCGCCGCGGCGCTGCGTGCCGGGGGCGCCGCACACCTGAGGCTGCGGACCGACCGAGACTGGCTGCTGGACATGGTGCGTTTCGTTGCCGCGCAGCGGCACGCCCGCACCCGGGGGACGACACGATGA